A genome region from Labilibaculum antarcticum includes the following:
- the tig gene encoding trigger factor, which translates to MNITKTNIDDLNAVIKLQIVKEDYETRVNNLLKDYRKKANINGFRAGKVPMGVIKKMYGTPVLAEEINKILSEELTKYIRESELNIMGEPLPNEADQKVIDWEKDTEFEFIFDIALSPEYTLNLSKKDKIEFYKIIVDEKMIANGVDMHARRFGSNDPADVIEDKELLKGNFAQVDPDGKLVEEGIVSENVALSLEYMKDEDSKKKFVGAKKDDVVVFNPAKAFTNKSDIASMLNISKEEAETIDADFQFTITEITKFINAELNQELFDKVFGEGTVSSEEEFKNKIKEDIEKQLINDSDYKFLIDAKAKLVKKAKIELPEAFLKRWIVATNKDMTVEQVETDFANYSDEFKWQLIKNRLIQENDLSVSQEEVLEFAKKQALMQFQQYGMMDVPEEYLNNYAQQMMQNQDEQRKIYERKADEKVVEFLKEKIKLEEKELTTEEFNKMFE; encoded by the coding sequence ATGAACATTACAAAAACCAACATTGATGATTTAAACGCTGTAATCAAATTACAGATCGTTAAAGAAGATTATGAGACCCGAGTAAACAATTTGTTGAAGGACTATCGTAAAAAAGCAAATATAAATGGTTTTCGTGCAGGTAAAGTACCTATGGGCGTAATCAAGAAAATGTATGGGACTCCTGTTTTAGCTGAAGAAATCAACAAAATTCTTAGCGAAGAGCTAACAAAATATATTCGTGAAAGCGAATTAAACATCATGGGTGAGCCTCTTCCAAACGAAGCTGATCAAAAAGTAATCGACTGGGAAAAAGACACTGAATTCGAATTCATTTTCGACATTGCCCTAAGCCCTGAATATACGCTTAACCTAAGCAAAAAAGATAAAATCGAATTCTATAAAATTATAGTTGACGAGAAAATGATTGCCAACGGTGTTGACATGCACGCTCGTCGCTTCGGTTCAAACGATCCTGCTGATGTAATTGAAGACAAAGAACTTTTAAAAGGTAACTTTGCTCAAGTTGACCCAGATGGTAAGTTAGTTGAAGAAGGAATTGTCAGCGAAAATGTTGCGTTGTCTTTAGAGTACATGAAAGATGAAGACTCTAAGAAAAAATTCGTTGGAGCAAAGAAAGATGATGTTGTTGTTTTCAATCCTGCGAAAGCTTTTACAAACAAATCTGATATCGCTTCTATGCTGAACATCTCGAAAGAGGAAGCTGAAACAATAGATGCTGATTTCCAATTTACAATTACAGAAATAACCAAATTTATTAATGCTGAATTGAATCAAGAATTATTCGATAAAGTATTTGGCGAAGGAACTGTTTCTTCTGAAGAAGAATTCAAGAATAAAATTAAAGAAGATATCGAAAAGCAATTGATTAACGATAGCGACTATAAATTCTTGATAGATGCCAAAGCTAAATTGGTGAAAAAGGCAAAAATTGAACTTCCTGAAGCATTCTTGAAGCGCTGGATTGTTGCAACAAACAAAGACATGACTGTTGAGCAAGTTGAAACTGATTTTGCAAACTATTCTGATGAATTCAAATGGCAGTTAATCAAAAACAGATTGATTCAAGAGAATGACTTATCAGTTAGTCAGGAAGAAGTTTTAGAATTCGCTAAGAAACAAGCCTTGATGCAATTCCAACAATACGGAATGATGGATGTACCTGAAGAGTACTTAAACAACTACGCTCAACAAATGATGCAAAATCAAGATGAGCAAAGAAAAATTTATGAGCGTAAGGCTGATGAAAAAGTAGTTGAATTCTTAAAAGAAAAAATTAAACTAGAAGAAAAAGAGCTTACTACTGAAGAATTCAACAAAATGTTTGAATAA
- the clpP gene encoding ATP-dependent Clp endopeptidase proteolytic subunit ClpP, translating to MVPKDEFNKFATKHMGISSLNLDKYTSIHNSYISPTIIEERQLNVASMDVFSRLMMDRIIFLGIPIDDYVANIIMAQLLFLESTDPSKDIQIYFNTPGGSVHAGLGIYDTMQYIKCDIATICTGMAASMGAVLLTAGTKGKRSALKHSRVMIHQPMGGAQGQASDIEITAREIMKLKKELYTIIADHSGNTFEKVEQNSDRDYWMTAAEAKEYGMIDEVLMREQ from the coding sequence ATGGTACCAAAAGATGAATTCAATAAATTTGCTACAAAGCACATGGGCATAAGCAGCCTAAATCTAGATAAATATACTTCAATTCATAACAGCTACATCTCTCCTACTATTATTGAGGAGAGACAATTAAATGTTGCCTCAATGGATGTGTTTTCTCGTCTTATGATGGACCGAATCATCTTCCTGGGTATTCCGATTGATGATTATGTAGCCAATATTATCATGGCACAATTGTTGTTTTTAGAATCAACTGATCCATCGAAGGATATCCAGATTTATTTTAACACTCCTGGAGGTTCAGTGCATGCAGGTTTAGGGATATACGACACAATGCAATACATTAAGTGTGATATTGCGACCATTTGCACCGGAATGGCTGCATCAATGGGAGCAGTTTTGTTAACTGCAGGAACAAAAGGAAAACGTTCAGCACTTAAACATTCACGTGTAATGATTCACCAGCCAATGGGTGGTGCTCAAGGACAAGCATCGGATATCGAAATTACGGCTCGTGAAATTATGAAATTAAAAAAAGAACTGTACACTATTATTGCTGATCATTCTGGAAATACTTTCGAAAAAGTTGAACAAAACTCAGATCGTGATTATTGGATGACAGCTGCGGAAGCAAAGGAGTATGGAATGATTGACGAAGTACTTATGCGTGAGCAATAA
- the clpX gene encoding ATP-dependent Clp protease ATP-binding subunit ClpX: MDKCSFCGREKKDTNLLIAGISGHICDSCIEQAYAIVQEELKNRTDLNLKEIQLLKPTEIKTFLDQYVIGQDDAKKYLAVAVYNHYKRLLQEKDDEDIEIEKSNIILVGETGTGKTLLARTIAKMLHVPFTIVDATVLTEAGYVGEDIESILTRLLQASDYDVAAAEKGIVFIDEIDKIARKSDNPSITRVSGEGVQQGLLKLLEGSVVNVPPQGGRKHPDQKMIPVNTKNVLFICGGAFDGIQRKIAQRLNTQIVGFNANKEKEQIDQDNLLQYIAPQDLKSFGLIPEIIGRLPVLTYLEPLDRKALRSILTEPKNAILKQYTKLFKIDDIELTFEDDALEYVVDKALEFKLGARGLRSICEAIMIDAMFELPTSDQKKIDINRKYASEKLEKINLKRLKVA, from the coding sequence ATGGATAAATGCTCGTTTTGTGGGAGAGAAAAGAAAGACACGAATCTTCTAATTGCTGGAATCAGCGGTCATATTTGCGACAGCTGTATCGAACAAGCCTATGCTATTGTACAGGAGGAATTAAAGAATCGTACTGATCTCAACCTAAAAGAGATTCAATTATTAAAACCAACAGAAATTAAGACATTTCTTGACCAATATGTTATTGGACAAGATGATGCGAAAAAATATCTTGCGGTTGCTGTTTATAACCATTACAAAAGATTACTTCAGGAAAAAGATGATGAGGATATCGAGATTGAAAAATCAAATATTATTCTTGTTGGTGAAACTGGAACAGGTAAAACCTTATTGGCTAGAACTATTGCCAAAATGCTTCATGTGCCATTCACAATTGTGGATGCCACGGTGCTAACCGAAGCTGGTTATGTTGGTGAAGATATCGAATCGATCTTAACAAGGCTACTGCAGGCATCGGATTATGATGTTGCTGCCGCTGAAAAAGGAATTGTATTTATTGATGAAATAGATAAGATTGCCAGAAAAAGCGACAATCCTTCTATTACCCGAGTTTCGGGTGAAGGTGTTCAGCAAGGATTGCTTAAACTACTGGAAGGATCAGTTGTTAATGTTCCACCACAAGGAGGAAGAAAACATCCTGATCAGAAAATGATACCGGTAAATACCAAAAACGTTCTATTTATTTGTGGTGGTGCATTTGATGGTATTCAAAGAAAAATTGCACAACGATTAAATACTCAAATTGTTGGATTCAATGCCAATAAAGAGAAAGAACAAATTGATCAGGATAACTTATTGCAATACATCGCTCCACAGGATTTAAAATCTTTTGGTTTAATTCCTGAGATTATTGGTCGTTTACCTGTTCTTACTTACTTGGAACCTTTGGACAGAAAAGCATTGAGAAGCATTCTGACAGAGCCAAAAAATGCAATTTTAAAACAATACACCAAGCTATTTAAAATTGACGACATAGAATTGACATTTGAAGACGATGCCTTGGAATATGTTGTAGATAAAGCATTGGAATTTAAACTTGGAGCCCGTGGATTAAGATCCATTTGCGAAGCCATCATGATTGATGCCATGTTTGAATTACCAACAAGCGATCAGAAGAAAATTGATATTAACAGAAAATACGCAAGTGAGAAACTTGAAAAAATAAACCTCAAGCGTTTAAAAGTCGCATAG
- a CDS encoding dihydrofolate reductase gives MNVSIIVAVSRNLVIGKDNQLIWKLSADLKRFKALTTGHTVIMGRKTFDSIGKPLPNRTSIVVTRQKDYEIEGCIVVNSLEEAFEKAADQEEVFVIGGGAIYEEALAKANKVYYTKVHKNFEGDTFFPVLDLKEWESVKREDCYPDEKNEVPYSFIEYKRK, from the coding sequence ATGAATGTATCAATTATTGTTGCCGTTTCCCGAAATCTGGTAATCGGAAAAGATAATCAATTAATATGGAAGCTTTCTGCCGATTTAAAAAGGTTTAAAGCCCTAACAACTGGCCATACTGTTATTATGGGAAGAAAAACTTTTGATTCCATTGGTAAGCCATTACCTAATCGAACATCAATCGTTGTTACCCGCCAAAAAGATTATGAAATAGAAGGATGCATTGTTGTTAATTCTTTGGAAGAGGCTTTTGAGAAAGCAGCAGATCAGGAGGAAGTTTTCGTTATTGGAGGAGGTGCAATTTACGAAGAGGCGCTAGCTAAGGCTAATAAAGTTTATTATACAAAGGTTCATAAGAATTTTGAAGGAGATACTTTTTTCCCAGTTCTTGATTTAAAAGAGTGGGAGTCTGTTAAAAGAGAGGATTGTTATCCTGATGAAAAAAATGAAGTGCCTTATTCATTTATCGAGTACAAAAGAAAATAA
- a CDS encoding thymidylate synthase, translating to MQQYLHLLERVLEEGNNKEDRTGTGTVSLFGHQMRFDLSKGFPLLTTKKLHLKSIIHELLWFLDGDTNVKYLQDNGVRIWNEWADKNGELGHVYGYQWRSWPKSNGESLDQIKQVVHDIKNNPNSRRLIVSAWNAGDIENMALPPCHALFQFYVANGKLSCQLYQRSADIFLGVPFNIASYAILTMMMAQVCDLEPGEFVHTLGDAHIYMNHMDQVKLQLSRVPKELPVLKINPEVTSIFDFKFEDFSLENYDPHPHIKGAISI from the coding sequence ATGCAACAATATCTTCACTTATTAGAAAGAGTTCTCGAAGAAGGGAATAACAAAGAGGACAGAACAGGAACAGGAACAGTAAGCCTTTTTGGTCATCAAATGCGTTTTGATTTATCCAAAGGTTTTCCTCTGTTAACGACGAAGAAACTTCACCTAAAATCAATAATTCACGAATTATTGTGGTTTTTAGATGGTGATACCAACGTAAAATATCTTCAGGATAATGGCGTTCGAATCTGGAACGAGTGGGCTGATAAAAATGGAGAGTTGGGACATGTGTATGGATACCAGTGGAGATCCTGGCCAAAAAGCAATGGTGAATCATTGGATCAGATTAAGCAGGTTGTTCACGATATAAAAAATAATCCTAATTCGCGAAGATTAATTGTGAGTGCATGGAATGCCGGAGATATTGAAAATATGGCTTTGCCACCCTGTCATGCCTTGTTTCAGTTTTATGTAGCAAATGGTAAGCTTTCCTGTCAGTTGTATCAGCGAAGTGCTGATATTTTTCTTGGAGTACCATTTAATATCGCTTCCTATGCTATTTTAACAATGATGATGGCTCAGGTTTGTGATTTGGAACCGGGAGAATTTGTCCATACATTAGGTGATGCTCATATTTACATGAACCATATGGATCAGGTAAAATTACAATTGTCAAGAGTACCGAAAGAGCTTCCTGTGTTAAAGATAAATCCGGAAGTCACAAGTATATTCGATTTTAAATTTGAAGATTTTAGTTTGGAAAACTACGATCCACATCCTCATATTAAAGGAGCAATTTCCATTTAA
- a CDS encoding nucleoside recognition domain-containing protein, with amino-acid sequence MITGNSIKTKNQSVKSKLIDAVRESIPKAYSASKWLLSIMIPVSFGVLLLNYTGILGQVSSYLAPLFEYLGLPGESAFVLLTSIFTNIYTAIAVITSLELEGRVVTILAAMCLVAHGFIIETAVLKKTGSSMLRMILLRLTGSFVLGLFLNWALPADSFQAQAGVIVQQESFGILFMAWLGATLSLSFKVVILITLLMILQRILEVFGVIKWLSKILAPLQTIMGLPASTSFSWIVANTLGLAYGSAIMIEQVENGQMSKSEADLLNHHIAVSHSQLEDPLLFAAIGVPLVWLIIPRLLLGIIVVWLYRLELLMRKSLNSFIFKN; translated from the coding sequence ATGATAACGGGAAATTCTATAAAGACAAAAAATCAATCTGTCAAGTCAAAATTGATCGATGCAGTTCGAGAATCTATACCAAAAGCCTATTCTGCATCAAAATGGTTGTTGAGTATAATGATTCCTGTGTCATTTGGCGTTTTGTTACTGAACTATACTGGGATTCTGGGGCAAGTTTCGTCTTATTTGGCTCCATTATTCGAATATTTAGGACTTCCAGGTGAATCCGCATTTGTATTGTTGACGAGTATTTTCACCAATATTTATACGGCCATTGCCGTAATTACCAGCCTTGAATTGGAAGGCAGGGTAGTTACAATTTTGGCTGCGATGTGTTTGGTGGCTCATGGTTTTATAATTGAAACTGCAGTCTTGAAAAAAACAGGGTCTTCAATGCTTCGAATGATTTTGCTGCGATTAACAGGTAGTTTTGTACTTGGGCTCTTTTTAAATTGGGCTTTGCCTGCAGATTCATTTCAGGCTCAGGCAGGAGTCATTGTTCAACAAGAGAGTTTTGGTATCCTATTTATGGCTTGGCTGGGAGCTACGCTTTCTTTAAGTTTTAAAGTTGTGATATTAATAACCTTATTAATGATATTGCAACGAATTCTTGAAGTTTTTGGTGTTATCAAATGGTTATCCAAAATACTGGCTCCATTACAAACCATTATGGGATTGCCTGCTTCTACTTCATTTTCATGGATTGTTGCGAATACTTTAGGCTTGGCCTACGGATCAGCCATCATGATAGAACAGGTGGAAAATGGACAGATGAGCAAATCGGAAGCTGATTTATTAAATCATCATATCGCTGTATCGCATTCACAATTAGAAGATCCACTCTTATTTGCTGCCATTGGTGTGCCATTGGTGTGGCTGATAATACCTCGCTTACTATTAGGAATTATTGTGGTCTGGTTATATCGGCTTGAATTATTGATGAGGAAATCGTTAAATAGTTTTATCTTTAAAAATTAA
- a CDS encoding nucleoside permease, producing MGIKNRLTILNFLQFFIWGSWLITIANYWFGTKHWSPEEFGAVFSTLGIASLFMPTLTGIIADRWINAEKLYGILHLLGAGALAYLPQVDDPTIFISVILVAMICYMPTIALMNSISYTILKNNNYDVIKVFPPIRVWGTIGFIAAMWIVNLTGFKASANQFYIAAFVSVLLAIYAFTLPQCKPQNQGQKSGSLTETLGLNAFKLFKNYKMALFFVFSMFLGAALQLTNMYGDRFLSEFERIPEYADSFVVRYSTIIMSISQISETLFILAIPFFLKRFGIKQVMLISMIAWVLRFALFAYGDPEGGLWMIILSCIVYGMAFDFFNISGSLFVETQCDSSMRASAQGLFMMMTNGFGAILGSWLSGIIIGTFFTDSQGGFEWMNIWNSFAIYSLVITVFFAFLFKHKHDPKELAGFNH from the coding sequence ATGGGTATAAAAAATCGTTTGACCATACTGAATTTTTTACAATTCTTTATTTGGGGTTCTTGGTTGATAACAATCGCAAATTACTGGTTTGGAACAAAACATTGGTCTCCTGAAGAGTTTGGTGCAGTATTTTCAACCCTAGGTATCGCGTCACTCTTCATGCCAACTCTTACAGGAATTATTGCTGATAGGTGGATCAATGCTGAAAAACTATATGGTATTCTTCATTTATTAGGAGCTGGTGCGCTAGCTTACTTACCTCAAGTTGATGATCCAACGATTTTCATTTCAGTAATATTGGTTGCCATGATTTGTTATATGCCGACAATTGCTTTAATGAATTCGATCTCGTATACCATTCTTAAAAACAACAATTACGATGTAATAAAGGTATTCCCTCCTATTCGTGTTTGGGGTACAATCGGTTTTATTGCTGCGATGTGGATTGTCAATTTAACAGGATTCAAGGCTTCTGCAAATCAATTCTATATAGCCGCGTTTGTTTCTGTATTGTTAGCAATTTATGCATTTACCCTGCCACAATGCAAACCACAAAATCAAGGACAGAAAAGCGGTTCTCTTACAGAAACTCTTGGCTTAAATGCCTTCAAATTATTTAAGAACTACAAAATGGCATTGTTCTTTGTCTTTTCAATGTTTTTGGGCGCAGCTTTGCAATTAACAAACATGTATGGCGATCGTTTCCTTTCTGAATTCGAGAGAATTCCGGAATATGCAGATTCATTTGTAGTTCGATATTCAACCATAATTATGTCGATTTCTCAGATATCAGAAACCTTGTTTATTCTAGCAATCCCATTCTTTCTTAAGCGATTTGGCATCAAGCAAGTAATGCTTATTTCGATGATCGCTTGGGTATTACGATTTGCACTGTTCGCATATGGTGATCCAGAAGGTGGACTATGGATGATTATTCTTTCGTGTATTGTTTACGGAATGGCATTCGATTTTTTCAATATTTCGGGTTCATTATTTGTTGAAACCCAGTGCGATTCAAGCATGCGAGCCAGTGCTCAAGGATTATTTATGATGATGACCAATGGTTTTGGTGCTATTCTAGGTTCTTGGCTTAGTGGTATTATCATTGGAACATTCTTCACAGATTCCCAAGGTGGCTTCGAATGGATGAACATTTGGAATTCATTTGCGATCTATTCATTGGTGATTACAGTATTCTTTGCATTCCTGTTTAAGCACAAACATGACCCGAAAGAATTGGCTGGTTTTAATCATTAA
- a CDS encoding bifunctional nuclease domain-containing protein, which produces MGKIKLNVLGLSYSQTQTGAYALVLSEEGGDRRIPIIIGGVEAQSIAIQLEELEPPRPLTHDLFKSFAEAFAVNVVEVNIYRLEEGIFYSELICEKGLDRIRIDSRTSDAVAIALRFRCPIFTTEDIIEKAGIVLSLERDHEEPLSSGQQEVESSVPEKRNQFTDYSLTQLKGMLDDAVRDEDYERASLIRDEIGRREESS; this is translated from the coding sequence ATGGGGAAGATAAAACTTAATGTTTTAGGATTGTCGTACAGTCAGACACAAACAGGAGCTTATGCTCTCGTCTTGTCTGAAGAGGGTGGAGATCGAAGGATTCCTATAATAATAGGTGGTGTAGAGGCCCAGTCGATTGCAATTCAATTGGAGGAGTTGGAACCTCCGCGACCATTAACCCATGATCTTTTTAAGAGTTTTGCTGAAGCATTTGCAGTGAATGTTGTAGAGGTAAATATTTACCGATTGGAGGAGGGCATTTTTTATTCTGAATTAATCTGTGAAAAGGGGCTGGATCGCATTCGGATTGATTCCCGAACATCAGATGCTGTTGCTATCGCATTACGTTTTAGATGTCCTATTTTTACAACCGAGGATATCATTGAAAAGGCAGGTATTGTACTAAGTCTTGAGAGAGACCATGAAGAACCTTTAAGCTCCGGTCAGCAAGAAGTGGAGAGTTCTGTGCCCGAAAAAAGAAATCAGTTTACAGATTATTCATTAACTCAACTTAAAGGCATGCTTGATGATGCAGTTCGTGATGAGGATTACGAACGGGCTTCGCTAATTCGTGATGAAATTGGTCGAAGAGAAGAATCCAGTTAA
- the rplU gene encoding 50S ribosomal protein L21 — MYVIVEIAGQQFKVEKDQKIFVHRLSAEEGGQVEFPKVLLVDNDGEIVVGAPTVEGAKVTAKVLSHLRGDKVLVFKKKRRKGYRKLNGHRQDLTQIQIEEIVA, encoded by the coding sequence ATGTACGTAATTGTAGAAATCGCTGGTCAGCAATTCAAAGTTGAAAAAGACCAAAAGATTTTCGTTCACAGACTATCTGCAGAAGAAGGCGGACAAGTTGAATTCCCTAAAGTACTTTTAGTGGATAACGATGGTGAAATCGTAGTTGGAGCTCCAACAGTTGAAGGAGCTAAGGTAACGGCAAAAGTGTTATCTCACCTAAGAGGTGATAAGGTATTGGTATTCAAGAAGAAAAGAAGAAAAGGATACCGAAAACTGAACGGACACCGTCAGGACCTTACACAGATTCAAATTGAAGAAATTGTAGCTTAA
- the rpmA gene encoding 50S ribosomal protein L27, whose protein sequence is MAHKKGAGSSRNGRESESKRLGVKIYGGQFAKAGSILIRQRGTRHNPGENVGMGKDHTLFALIPGTVVFKKKRDDRSYVSIAPLVAE, encoded by the coding sequence ATGGCACATAAAAAAGGAGCCGGTAGTTCTAGAAACGGTAGAGAGTCAGAAAGTAAGCGATTAGGAGTTAAGATTTACGGTGGGCAATTTGCTAAAGCTGGAAGTATCCTTATTCGTCAAAGAGGTACAAGACATAATCCTGGAGAAAATGTAGGTATGGGTAAAGATCATACTCTTTTTGCACTTATTCCTGGAACTGTAGTTTTCAAAAAGAAAAGAGATGATAGATCTTATGTTTCTATTGCACCTTTAGTAGCTGAATAA
- the serS gene encoding serine--tRNA ligase — MLSLKYIQENKDEAIKALKIKNFDATEIIGNIIVLDEKRKASQVKLDANLAEMNGLSKEIGMLFKSGKADEANAAKEKTGELKDSIAELTAIQNSTVQQLTELLLQIPNIPHPSVPAGKGEEENVIEKTCGTIPKLHDQAIPHWELAKKYNIIDFELGNKITGAGFPLYRGKGAILQRALINFFLDENRKAGYEEVIPPLVVNEASAYGTGQLPDKEGQMYHVTEDNLYLIPTAEVPVTNIYRDVILKEEDFPVKNTAYSACFRREAGSYGKDVRGLNRLHQFDKVEIVQLQHPEKSYEALEGMVAHVEGLIKKLELPYRLLRLCGGDTSFTAALTFDFEVFSAAQDKWLEVSSVSNFEAYQSNRLKLRYKGKDMKKPELAHTLNGSALALPRIVAALLENNQTPEGIRIPKALVPYTGFELID; from the coding sequence ATGCTAAGCCTCAAATACATACAGGAAAACAAGGATGAAGCCATTAAGGCCTTAAAAATAAAGAATTTCGATGCAACAGAAATCATCGGAAACATTATTGTTCTTGACGAAAAAAGAAAAGCAAGCCAAGTAAAATTAGATGCTAATTTGGCTGAGATGAACGGTTTATCGAAAGAAATCGGAATGCTTTTTAAAAGTGGGAAAGCTGATGAGGCAAATGCTGCTAAAGAAAAAACAGGCGAACTGAAAGATTCTATTGCCGAATTAACTGCAATTCAAAACAGTACAGTTCAGCAATTAACCGAATTACTACTTCAAATTCCGAACATTCCACACCCATCTGTTCCTGCAGGTAAAGGTGAAGAAGAAAACGTTATTGAAAAAACTTGTGGAACTATTCCAAAGCTTCACGACCAAGCAATTCCACACTGGGAATTAGCAAAAAAATATAATATTATAGATTTTGAGTTAGGCAATAAAATTACTGGAGCTGGTTTTCCTTTGTACAGAGGGAAAGGTGCAATTCTCCAGAGAGCTTTAATCAATTTCTTTTTGGATGAAAACCGCAAAGCTGGATACGAAGAAGTTATTCCGCCTTTGGTTGTTAATGAAGCTTCGGCATACGGAACAGGACAATTGCCTGACAAAGAAGGTCAGATGTATCATGTAACTGAAGATAATCTGTATTTAATTCCTACCGCTGAAGTTCCGGTAACGAACATTTACCGCGATGTTATTTTGAAAGAAGAAGATTTCCCTGTAAAAAATACTGCTTACTCTGCTTGTTTCAGAAGAGAAGCCGGATCATACGGAAAAGATGTGCGTGGATTGAATCGTTTACATCAATTCGATAAAGTTGAAATTGTTCAGCTACAACATCCTGAGAAATCATACGAGGCTCTTGAAGGAATGGTAGCTCATGTAGAAGGTCTTATTAAGAAATTGGAACTTCCTTACCGCTTGCTTCGCTTATGTGGTGGTGACACTAGTTTTACTGCGGCACTTACCTTCGATTTCGAAGTATTTTCTGCAGCTCAAGACAAATGGCTGGAAGTAAGTTCGGTTTCTAATTTTGAGGCCTACCAATCGAATCGTTTAAAATTAAGATACAAAGGTAAGGACATGAAAAAACCTGAATTAGCGCATACTTTGAATGGAAGTGCATTGGCATTGCCTAGAATTGTTGCTGCTTTATTGGAAAACAATCAGACTCCTGAAGGAATTAGAATTCCGAAAGCTTTAGTTCCTTACACAGGCTTCGAGCTAATCGACTAA